One window of Caldisericum exile AZM16c01 genomic DNA carries:
- a CDS encoding type II secretion system F family protein: protein MPQFEYKVITASGGALTGRLEGNSVQDAAEILRSKGYRIIYIKELRGLSFGRKRSEGGFLSRFQGVSVRDLSIFTNQFGTMLNAGLSISRALAVLEKQTSNPKLVSIIRELGEEVKKGNQLSAALKKFPQVFSPLYISMVQAGETSGNLGQALITMSSFLQRDYETRNKIKGAMTYPVAVLGFAILIVVGLFIFVIPTFEGFLTELGAPLPAITKMIFAFANFLIHYIWVIIAIIIASIIAFRRWVRTPGGRRSVDALKLRMPLISQLTLKSSMARFSDTLATLFSAGIPIIDCLQTVRGVIDNVIIAEKIDGIIDAIKKGEALSSALEKSGMFTPMVYDMTAIGEESGSLDKMLKKVSEFYNEEVNYLINNISALINPIMMVGVGGLIGGTLIGLYLPVFQMASYIK, encoded by the coding sequence ATGCCACAATTCGAATACAAAGTAATTACAGCATCGGGCGGTGCTTTAACGGGCCGCTTAGAAGGGAATAGCGTTCAAGATGCTGCAGAAATTTTACGAAGTAAAGGATACAGGATTATATACATAAAGGAATTGAGAGGTCTATCCTTTGGTAGAAAAAGATCCGAAGGCGGATTTCTTTCACGCTTTCAAGGTGTTAGCGTAAGAGACCTTTCCATTTTCACAAACCAATTTGGCACAATGCTCAATGCGGGGCTTTCAATCTCAAGAGCACTTGCCGTCCTCGAAAAACAGACTTCAAACCCGAAACTTGTTTCTATTATAAGAGAACTTGGTGAAGAGGTTAAAAAAGGAAATCAACTATCGGCTGCACTTAAAAAGTTCCCGCAGGTATTTTCACCGCTTTATATAAGCATGGTGCAAGCAGGTGAAACATCAGGTAATTTAGGACAAGCGCTCATCACAATGAGTTCTTTCTTGCAGAGAGATTACGAAACGAGGAACAAAATAAAAGGTGCGATGACATACCCTGTTGCAGTACTTGGGTTTGCAATTCTTATTGTAGTTGGACTTTTTATTTTTGTCATACCTACTTTTGAAGGCTTCCTAACCGAATTAGGCGCACCACTTCCTGCAATTACAAAGATGATATTTGCTTTTGCAAATTTTCTTATTCACTACATATGGGTTATTATTGCAATCATTATTGCTTCAATAATTGCATTTAGAAGATGGGTGAGAACACCTGGTGGAAGAAGAAGTGTTGATGCACTAAAGCTAAGGATGCCTCTTATATCTCAATTAACACTTAAATCTTCAATGGCAAGGTTCTCTGACACACTTGCAACATTATTTTCAGCAGGTATTCCTATCATTGATTGCCTACAAACCGTTAGAGGCGTTATCGATAATGTGATTATTGCAGAAAAAATTGATGGTATCATTGATGCAATTAAAAAGGGCGAGGCACTTTCTTCTGCACTTGAAAAAAGTGGGATGTTTACTCCAATGGTATATGATATGACTGCAATTGGTGAAGAAAGTGGTAGCCTTGATAAAATGCTAAAGAAAGTTTCAGAATTTTATAATGAAGAGGTAAATTATCTTATAAACAATATTTCCGCACTTATTAATCCAATAATGATGGTCGGTGTTGGAGGACTCATTGGAGGAACTCTTATAGGACTGTATCTTCCAGTCTTCCAGATGGCTTCGTATATTAAGTAG
- a CDS encoding tetratricopeptide repeat protein: protein MSALFGKKDFRRELLNLIKKGDIKGACDYAIKNALNYEELGNFDEAILVLKTLVELLEENRIDKKDCFELALEKMTSLYIEIDEVDKIIENSIKLAKLKIELGKTTDAVQLLKIIDLRYKLNTSQLKEIANIYISIGHYPNALRLIDRVLQKEKDKELIKLAGDILFNTSDFEKALEYFKALSVVDPENTYAKKKIDEIEHVLKVLSKSNKNIESLTLPKEELKKEEPLIEEKPEVMPTKETLEKVAPSEEQAKKETREEKTTPNETEILENRIKEKIREESTIEKMEVVEENKVKTTNIESVSPKTIEEKTTKTSKPQRISLEDLPEYINALTNIEKGDVKEGVKLLETLALDFEGKDIDTAIEIYEKILLIDPANVSIARRISKILLEQGRTKEAIFYLRSASNSADPKTRLEALLSLKELIKDDKNILMRIFDTYIELGQIEDAIDIIKQFPEEDLTPVLEKLFNFVKDSINLLYKVSKLMNSKKIDESLKFKYFYRTYELLSQSNDKVESIKWLIKAHSVRKLALEDYLKGAEILKYLKLPEEAEVIARSIYEYIELQNDPKKAYELSEVVINLNVNKPLYYAKHLDLAKRTGENDIVLAMVDKLISHNAVQYAELVYDSLKDLFKDLDTQNLVRLANYFEVAGFSNAAYEVNLEILKKDPLNSNALAKTFIYAVEKGDEKEVLSFLDKFPPSSSYASIIEPVIEKYSNLKSKNPFDPTYHFIIGFLYFFIERYEEAVAYFQFVIRSNRSKPLMRLMLSICFEKMLLYDFALKQLELGITEDGTPEVKKELLYRYAVMKKNIGDVISSRKALTELLKMGDYKDAKVLLETLPQEGKIIDIRGEEK, encoded by the coding sequence ATGAGTGCATTATTTGGGAAGAAAGACTTTAGAAGAGAATTGTTGAACTTAATTAAAAAAGGGGACATAAAAGGAGCCTGTGATTACGCTATTAAAAATGCTTTAAACTACGAGGAATTAGGTAATTTCGATGAAGCAATCCTTGTTCTAAAAACCCTTGTTGAACTTTTAGAAGAAAATAGGATAGATAAAAAAGATTGCTTTGAACTTGCACTCGAAAAAATGACTTCTCTTTATATTGAAATCGATGAGGTTGATAAAATAATTGAAAATTCCATAAAACTTGCAAAACTGAAAATTGAACTTGGCAAAACAACTGATGCAGTGCAACTCCTTAAAATAATTGACCTAAGATACAAACTCAATACAAGTCAATTAAAGGAAATTGCAAATATATATATTTCAATAGGACACTATCCTAATGCACTTAGATTAATTGACAGGGTGCTTCAGAAGGAAAAAGATAAAGAACTCATTAAACTTGCAGGAGACATTTTATTCAATACTTCAGATTTCGAAAAGGCATTAGAATATTTTAAGGCTCTATCTGTCGTAGATCCAGAAAACACATATGCAAAGAAGAAAATTGATGAAATAGAGCACGTACTAAAAGTTTTAAGTAAAAGTAACAAGAACATTGAATCACTTACCTTACCGAAAGAGGAATTAAAGAAAGAAGAGCCTTTAATTGAGGAAAAGCCTGAAGTAATGCCTACGAAAGAAACTTTAGAAAAAGTGGCTCCTTCTGAGGAACAAGCAAAAAAAGAAACAAGAGAAGAAAAAACAACACCTAATGAAACGGAAATTTTAGAAAACAGAATCAAAGAGAAAATAAGAGAAGAATCAACAATAGAGAAAATGGAAGTTGTTGAAGAAAACAAAGTTAAAACAACAAATATTGAAAGTGTAAGTCCCAAAACTATCGAAGAAAAAACAACAAAAACCTCAAAACCCCAAAGAATAAGTCTGGAAGATTTACCTGAATATATTAACGCACTTACGAATATTGAAAAGGGAGATGTTAAGGAAGGCGTTAAACTCCTTGAAACACTTGCACTTGATTTTGAAGGAAAAGATATCGACACAGCAATTGAGATTTACGAAAAAATACTTCTCATTGATCCTGCAAATGTATCTATTGCAAGGAGAATTTCAAAAATACTCCTTGAACAAGGACGAACAAAAGAGGCAATATTTTACTTAAGAAGTGCCTCGAACAGTGCTGATCCAAAGACTCGCTTAGAGGCGCTCTTATCCCTCAAAGAACTCATAAAAGACGACAAAAATATATTAATGCGTATATTTGACACATACATCGAACTTGGACAAATTGAGGATGCGATAGATATAATAAAACAATTTCCCGAGGAAGACCTTACACCTGTTTTGGAGAAACTATTTAACTTTGTTAAAGATAGTATAAATTTACTTTATAAAGTATCCAAATTAATGAATTCAAAGAAGATCGATGAATCGCTCAAATTTAAATACTTCTACAGGACTTATGAATTACTTAGTCAATCAAACGATAAGGTTGAAAGTATCAAGTGGCTTATAAAAGCACACTCAGTCCGTAAACTTGCTCTTGAGGATTACCTTAAGGGAGCAGAGATTCTAAAATATCTAAAACTTCCGGAAGAAGCAGAGGTTATTGCACGATCTATTTATGAATATATTGAACTTCAAAACGATCCTAAAAAGGCATATGAATTGTCAGAGGTAGTTATCAATCTTAATGTAAACAAGCCTTTGTATTACGCAAAGCATCTTGATCTTGCAAAACGAACGGGGGAAAATGATATTGTGCTTGCAATGGTTGATAAACTAATTTCACACAATGCAGTGCAGTATGCGGAACTTGTCTATGATAGCTTGAAAGACTTATTCAAAGACCTCGATACACAAAATCTTGTAAGACTTGCAAATTACTTTGAAGTTGCAGGTTTCTCTAATGCCGCATACGAAGTAAATCTTGAAATTCTCAAAAAAGACCCTTTAAATTCAAACGCCCTTGCAAAGACATTCATCTATGCAGTTGAAAAAGGAGACGAAAAAGAAGTCCTATCATTCCTTGATAAGTTTCCTCCAAGTTCATCTTATGCAAGCATAATTGAACCTGTCATTGAAAAATACAGCAACTTAAAAAGCAAAAATCCATTTGACCCAACTTACCACTTTATTATTGGCTTCTTATACTTCTTTATCGAGCGATACGAAGAGGCAGTCGCATATTTCCAGTTTGTAATTCGATCGAATAGAAGTAAACCTCTAATGAGACTAATGCTTAGCATATGTTTTGAAAAAATGCTTCTATATGATTTTGCCTTAAAGCAACTTGAATTGGGTATAACTGAGGATGGAACTCCCGAAGTTAAAAAGGAGTTGCTCTATCGATATGCAGTTATGAAGAAGAATATTGGTGATGTTATATCTTCAAGAAAAGCACTCACAGAACTTCTGAAAATGGGTGACTATAAAGATGCGAAAGTATTGTTAGAGACATTACCTCAAGAAGGGAAAATTATAGACATAAGAGGTGAAGAAAAATGA
- a CDS encoding amidohydrolase, protein MLIKNITILDFENLSTQENLDIKIEQNKIVKVGVINDSDSEVIDGSSLYVIPGLINTHAHTAMVFLRGSAEDVTSSDWFNNHIWIYEKNIQKGDVYLGTLLGAIEMISSGITTVFDHYFNMEEALSAYKDLGMRADLSYTMFGAGENAQENFKNAMNFIEKYNGVNELFTISLGPHSPYVCPKEFLEDISRIRIDLGLKVHLHISEEPWQVEKSIKEYGMTPIEFIDSIGLLDENTILAHAYYSTDSDLDLIKKRNSNIAHAPKTYLKFAWVNNFLNRAIEKDVNVSFATDGAASNSNYSIFEVSRLSAFLGKVASGNPTSTKIGDVLRLFAKGEKFLKKPISKIKVGYLADLVFLDKYSPRLNPTINIFANILYSISEADIRMVMINGKIVYKDGEIFGYKKERIIESINKVGKRLVRKNTDKPMQMFG, encoded by the coding sequence ATGCTAATCAAGAACATAACGATATTAGATTTTGAAAATTTAAGCACTCAGGAAAATCTTGATATTAAAATCGAACAAAATAAAATCGTAAAAGTTGGTGTTATTAATGATTCTGATTCTGAAGTAATTGATGGCTCTTCACTTTATGTTATACCAGGACTTATAAATACACATGCACACACCGCAATGGTATTTTTAAGGGGAAGTGCAGAAGATGTAACATCCTCAGATTGGTTTAATAACCACATATGGATTTACGAAAAAAATATTCAAAAGGGAGACGTTTATCTTGGAACACTTCTTGGTGCTATCGAAATGATCTCATCTGGCATTACAACAGTTTTTGACCATTACTTCAACATGGAAGAGGCACTAAGCGCCTACAAAGATTTGGGAATGCGTGCAGATCTATCCTACACGATGTTTGGTGCAGGCGAAAACGCTCAAGAAAATTTTAAAAATGCAATGAATTTTATTGAAAAATACAACGGTGTAAACGAACTTTTTACAATAAGTCTTGGACCGCACTCTCCGTATGTGTGTCCTAAGGAGTTCCTCGAAGATATTTCAAGGATTAGAATAGATTTAGGTTTAAAAGTTCATTTGCACATCTCTGAAGAGCCATGGCAAGTTGAAAAATCTATCAAAGAATACGGAATGACCCCAATTGAGTTTATTGACTCTATCGGCCTTTTAGACGAAAATACCATCTTAGCACACGCATATTACTCGACAGATTCGGATCTCGACCTTATTAAGAAGAGGAATAGCAATATTGCACATGCGCCAAAAACATATCTAAAATTTGCCTGGGTGAATAACTTTCTTAATAGAGCAATCGAAAAAGATGTAAATGTATCATTTGCAACAGATGGAGCAGCATCAAACTCAAATTACTCGATTTTTGAAGTTTCGAGACTTTCTGCATTCCTTGGAAAAGTTGCAAGTGGAAATCCTACATCTACAAAAATTGGCGATGTTTTAAGACTTTTTGCAAAAGGCGAAAAGTTTTTAAAGAAACCGATTTCAAAAATAAAAGTAGGATATCTTGCAGACCTTGTATTTTTGGATAAGTATTCCCCAAGGCTAAATCCTACAATAAATATATTTGCAAATATTCTGTATTCTATAAGCGAAGCGGATATACGAATGGTTATGATTAACGGAAAAATTGTGTACAAGGACGGAGAAATCTTTGGCTATAAAAAGGAAAGAATAATTGAAAGCATAAACAAAGTCGGGAAAAGGCTTGTAAGAAAAAATACCGATAAACCAATGCAAATGTTTGGCTAA
- a CDS encoding fumarylacetoacetate hydrolase family protein, producing the protein MKLFVFEKDSFLNVGIEDDGHKVDVNKLSEAMEHIGEREAPYIDSVSSAIENFEDIKKMIAWGKKTFKEQFYELFKVNVKKYYPPIDKSSMVICLGKNYLEHAKETGGDIPEEPILFGKFATLSITDSDIIMYPKWATRIDPEPELALVIGKECKDIHKKDAFDCVFGYTIVNDITERDIEFKDMKKGLPWFRSKNFDTSLSIGPYIVTKDEIKDPHNLEIELYINGILKQKGNTKDMIFKIDETIAYISKYFTLNPGDVISTGTIPGILPLQKEDEVIVKIEKIGELKNKVSR; encoded by the coding sequence ATGAAGCTATTTGTCTTTGAAAAAGATTCCTTTTTGAACGTAGGTATTGAGGATGACGGACATAAAGTTGATGTAAACAAACTCTCTGAGGCAATGGAGCATATTGGCGAAAGAGAAGCACCTTATATTGATTCTGTTTCATCTGCAATCGAAAATTTTGAGGACATAAAAAAGATGATTGCCTGGGGAAAAAAGACGTTTAAGGAACAGTTTTATGAACTCTTTAAAGTAAATGTAAAAAAATACTATCCACCAATAGACAAATCCTCAATGGTTATCTGTCTTGGCAAAAATTATTTAGAACATGCAAAGGAAACAGGAGGAGATATTCCAGAAGAGCCTATTCTTTTTGGAAAATTTGCAACACTTTCAATTACCGATTCTGACATCATTATGTACCCAAAATGGGCAACCCGTATTGACCCAGAGCCAGAATTAGCACTAGTAATAGGAAAGGAGTGTAAAGACATACACAAGAAAGACGCTTTTGATTGCGTATTTGGTTATACAATTGTAAATGATATAACCGAAAGAGATATAGAATTCAAGGATATGAAAAAAGGTTTGCCGTGGTTCCGATCAAAGAATTTCGACACATCATTATCGATTGGTCCATATATCGTAACAAAGGATGAGATTAAAGACCCGCACAACCTTGAAATTGAACTCTATATAAATGGCATTTTGAAGCAAAAGGGAAACACGAAGGATATGATTTTTAAAATTGATGAAACAATTGCATACATCTCAAAATACTTTACCTTAAATCCGGGAGATGTTATTTCAACAGGCACAATACCGGGTATTTTACCATTACAAAAGGAAGACGAAGTAATTGTAAAAATCGAAAAAATTGGAGAGTTGAAAAATAAGGTTTCGAGATAG
- a CDS encoding type IV pilus twitching motility protein PilT, whose protein sequence is MNINEILTLAADHKASDIHLTVGLPPVLRINKELVYLEADPLTPEDIAEMMYSIMTDKQKELFREKLEYDFSYGLKGLARFRVNVFMQRGSVAAAFRRIPFEIPPLDSLGVPKIAHKIIEEERGFVLVTGPTGHGKSTTLAAMIDEINMKFSKHIVTIEDPIEYLFRHKRSVVVQRELGSDTLSFPSALRAALREDPDVILVGEMRDLDTISTALTAAETGHLVFATLHTNSAAQSIDRIVDVFPPHQQEQVKMQLSSVLLAIFSQQLIQKKDKKGLVLATEVLIATPAVRNLIREGKTHMIPSIIQTSSNVGMQTMEQSLKELVLRGDITYEDGLRYAFNKENFVHLMER, encoded by the coding sequence ATGAATATTAATGAAATTCTAACACTTGCAGCTGACCATAAAGCATCTGATATACATTTAACGGTTGGACTTCCACCCGTTTTAAGGATAAACAAGGAACTTGTTTATCTTGAAGCAGACCCCCTTACACCTGAAGATATTGCAGAAATGATGTATTCGATAATGACAGATAAACAAAAGGAACTCTTTAGGGAAAAACTTGAATACGATTTTTCTTACGGCCTTAAAGGTCTTGCGCGTTTCAGAGTTAACGTATTCATGCAAAGAGGATCAGTTGCGGCAGCATTTAGAAGAATTCCTTTTGAAATTCCGCCACTTGACTCACTTGGTGTCCCAAAGATTGCCCATAAAATAATTGAAGAAGAGCGAGGTTTCGTTCTTGTTACGGGTCCTACAGGGCATGGAAAATCAACAACACTTGCGGCAATGATTGACGAAATAAATATGAAATTTTCAAAGCATATCGTGACCATTGAAGATCCAATTGAATACCTCTTTAGGCACAAGCGGTCCGTGGTTGTTCAGAGAGAGCTTGGCTCAGACACCTTGTCGTTTCCCTCAGCATTACGTGCAGCACTTCGTGAAGATCCAGATGTAATTCTTGTAGGAGAAATGAGAGACCTTGATACAATTTCAACTGCCTTGACCGCAGCAGAAACAGGACATTTGGTTTTTGCAACACTGCATACGAACTCTGCTGCGCAATCCATTGATAGAATTGTAGACGTTTTCCCTCCGCATCAACAAGAACAGGTAAAAATGCAACTTTCATCAGTTTTACTTGCAATATTCTCCCAACAACTCATACAAAAGAAAGACAAAAAGGGACTTGTTCTTGCAACAGAGGTACTCATTGCAACGCCTGCTGTAAGAAACCTCATAAGAGAAGGAAAGACTCATATGATTCCGTCAATAATTCAAACCTCATCAAATGTTGGTATGCAAACAATGGAACAATCTCTTAAAGAACTCGTTCTAAGGGGAGACATAACATACGAAGATGGCCTAAGATACGCATTTAATAAAGAAAACTTTGTACATCTAATGGAAAGGTGA
- a CDS encoding spherulation-specific family 4 protein yields MKMIIFFRKIAILLFVFLFLFFQISNTFSITPIYKKVFSNVILVPAYFGESSTEFNKLITYKSTNSTIFAIINVDNGPGSEKLDFYSLTVRRLSLSSKKVVGYVYTSYGKRNINLVKQDIDKWYSFYKNIKGIFLDETLDTTEALEYYKTLYQYIKSKYRGTVIINPGTNFTPSLINYCDYAVVFEGSPDELANFTIDNSLNKYISKLIALVYGADQNKLENIKTLLANIGLKNYYITCDTLPNPWDTFSNCMPQE; encoded by the coding sequence TTTCAGATTTCAAATACATTTTCAATTACTCCAATTTATAAAAAAGTTTTTTCTAATGTAATTTTAGTTCCTGCATACTTTGGTGAGAGTAGTACTGAATTTAACAAATTAATCACCTATAAATCAACTAATTCAACTATTTTTGCAATAATTAACGTCGATAATGGACCAGGATCGGAAAAATTGGATTTCTATTCATTAACAGTAAGACGTTTATCCTTGTCCTCAAAGAAAGTTGTAGGCTATGTTTACACAAGTTATGGAAAAAGAAATATAAATCTTGTTAAACAAGATATCGATAAATGGTACTCTTTTTACAAAAACATAAAGGGTATCTTCCTTGATGAAACATTGGATACAACTGAAGCATTAGAATATTATAAAACGCTTTACCAATACATAAAGTCAAAATATCGTGGAACTGTTATCATAAATCCCGGAACCAATTTTACACCCTCTTTGATTAATTACTGTGATTATGCAGTTGTATTCGAAGGAAGTCCAGATGAACTTGCCAATTTCACAATTGATAACTCCCTCAATAAGTATATCTCTAAACTCATAGCACTTGTGTATGGAGCAGATCAAAATAAACTCGAAAATATCAAAACCCTTTTAGCAAATATTGGTCTCAAAAATTACTATATAACCTGTGACACATTGCCAAATCCTTGGGATACATTTTCTAACTGCATGCCTCAGGAATAA
- a CDS encoding type II toxin-antitoxin system HicA family toxin has product MSKLYSSDEIIVVLKKLNFKLVSQKGSHGKFKNEIGKIVILPMNKKEIPLGTFRSILKQMGIDYNDFNKLLEK; this is encoded by the coding sequence ATGTCTAAATTATATTCATCAGATGAAATTATAGTGGTACTAAAGAAGCTTAATTTTAAACTTGTTTCTCAAAAAGGTTCTCACGGTAAATTTAAAAACGAAATTGGTAAAATTGTAATACTTCCTATGAACAAAAAGGAAATTCCTTTGGGAACTTTCAGAAGCATCTTAAAGCAGATGGGAATAGATTACAATGATTTCAATAAGTTGTTAGAAAAATAA
- a CDS encoding type II toxin-antitoxin system HicB family antitoxin, which yields MKEIDFVLWQEGKYYVAQCLNVEVSSFGETIDEAIKNLREAVELYLEGENIELQKVDRVMLGKESINV from the coding sequence GTGAAAGAAATAGATTTTGTTTTGTGGCAGGAGGGCAAATATTATGTTGCTCAATGTCTAAATGTTGAGGTTTCTTCATTTGGTGAAACAATTGATGAAGCGATTAAGAATCTCAGAGAAGCTGTTGAACTGTATTTAGAGGGCGAGAATATTGAGTTACAAAAGGTAGATAGAGTAATGCTTGGTAAAGAGAGCATAAATGTCTAA
- a CDS encoding GspE/PulE family protein, whose product MISPGTEKIGEILVKKGLISRETLDKYLSVQKVTKEPLLKILMDNGVIDEVQQSQLLAEQWGFDFVDLAKYPIEKEILRYTDPEKAKIFGFFVFKKEGPIYHVAISDPTNIDTVDYVRAVYGMNVKFYVTPKSAIIQTIEKYYELENVVKKAEEEFTDVEVVETVEENDLSRLRMLGEDAPVVRLVNSIISQAIVEGASDIHVEPMEDSLRVRYRIDGILHEKQRLPKRIQPGVIARLKIISNMDIAERRLPQDGRISLKFEGRPVDFRVSSLPSIYGEKIVLRILDKTSSIKPLEQLGFSEENLKKFEKIITQPYGMILISGPTGSGKTTTLYSILNRLNAPTKNIITVEDPVEYQLKGINQVQVNEKAGLTFANALRSILRQDPNIILIGEIRDRETAQIAIEAALTGHLVLSTIHTNDSASIPTRLIDMGIEPFLVASSLIGATAQRLIRKICPKCKEPHTPSKDVLEHLGFEVHEGVNFYKGAGCDFCSNTGYKGRVAISEILPITPEIQRLILKQASSKEILSEAKRMGMKTLLDDALMKAAEGITTLEEVIRVVSTLEVAE is encoded by the coding sequence ATGATATCACCAGGAACGGAAAAAATAGGCGAAATACTTGTAAAAAAGGGCCTCATAAGTCGTGAGACACTCGATAAATATCTTTCAGTTCAAAAGGTTACAAAAGAACCACTCCTTAAAATATTAATGGATAATGGTGTAATTGATGAGGTGCAACAATCTCAACTTCTTGCAGAACAATGGGGATTTGATTTTGTTGACCTTGCAAAATACCCAATTGAAAAAGAAATTCTAAGATACACAGATCCTGAAAAGGCAAAAATCTTTGGCTTTTTTGTGTTTAAGAAAGAAGGGCCTATCTACCATGTTGCAATCTCAGACCCCACCAATATCGACACAGTTGACTATGTAAGAGCAGTATATGGAATGAATGTGAAATTTTATGTAACACCAAAGAGTGCAATAATCCAAACAATCGAGAAATACTATGAACTCGAAAACGTAGTTAAAAAGGCGGAAGAGGAATTCACAGATGTTGAGGTAGTAGAAACAGTTGAAGAAAATGATCTTTCAAGATTAAGAATGCTTGGTGAAGATGCACCAGTTGTTAGGCTTGTTAACAGTATTATTTCGCAAGCAATTGTAGAAGGCGCATCTGATATTCATGTGGAACCAATGGAAGACTCGCTAAGAGTGCGCTATAGGATTGATGGTATCTTACATGAAAAGCAAAGATTACCAAAGAGAATCCAACCAGGAGTTATTGCAAGGCTAAAGATTATATCAAACATGGACATTGCAGAACGTAGACTTCCACAAGATGGACGTATTTCTTTAAAGTTTGAAGGGCGACCTGTCGATTTTCGTGTCTCATCGCTTCCTTCAATTTATGGTGAAAAAATCGTATTACGTATCCTTGATAAAACCTCATCAATTAAACCTTTGGAACAACTTGGATTTTCAGAAGAAAACCTTAAAAAATTTGAAAAAATTATCACTCAGCCTTACGGAATGATTCTTATCTCAGGTCCAACGGGATCTGGTAAAACAACTACACTTTACTCAATTTTAAATAGATTGAACGCACCAACAAAAAATATAATAACTGTTGAGGACCCTGTAGAATACCAATTAAAAGGGATAAACCAGGTTCAGGTAAACGAAAAAGCAGGACTAACTTTTGCAAATGCACTCCGTTCAATTTTACGTCAAGACCCAAACATAATACTTATTGGGGAAATTCGAGATAGAGAAACAGCACAGATTGCAATTGAGGCAGCGTTAACAGGACATTTGGTTTTATCAACAATCCATACTAATGATTCCGCATCAATTCCTACACGTCTCATTGATATGGGAATTGAGCCATTTTTAGTTGCATCATCTTTAATTGGCGCAACTGCGCAACGTCTTATAAGAAAAATTTGCCCCAAATGTAAAGAACCCCACACACCGTCAAAAGACGTCCTTGAACACCTTGGTTTTGAAGTTCATGAAGGAGTAAATTTTTACAAAGGGGCAGGTTGTGATTTTTGCAGTAACACTGGATACAAAGGGCGTGTTGCAATTTCAGAAATTTTACCTATTACACCCGAAATCCAACGACTCATTTTAAAACAAGCATCCTCAAAAGAAATCTTATCGGAAGCAAAAAGAATGGGTATGAAGACACTTCTCGACGATGCCTTAATGAAGGCAGCAGAAGGTATCACAACCCTTGAAGAAGTCATAAGAGTAGTCTCAACATTGGAGGTTGCAGAATGA